The following are encoded together in the Pseudomonas sp. IB20 genome:
- the algG gene encoding mannuronan 5-epimerase AlgG has product MGACAMNPQALKGSVSLLVAAMLLASTSAFADGAAVKAPTIAKELQQAKTYTISSPPTAPLEMAKPALPDLSGYTAAAMEKKIVRSKTGKVSIRRMMQEDALKDFIGGDNKMAEWVVRQHGIPQAIFVDDGYMNLKDLLGKVPKQYLSETSPGVFLAKLPIVVGRKGILEIDKKTQELRLSQQAGSFLINDGQLFVRDTKITGWNEKTNGPALFQSPKEFRPFLLAWGGTETYVANSKMASFGYANSKSYGVSISQYTPNMAKVLKRPEPTGWIIDSEFSDMWYGFYCYETTGFVLKGNTYKDNIVYGIDPHDRSHGLIIADNTVYGTKKKHGIIISREVNDSFIFNNRSYDNKLSGLVIDRNSVNNLIADNEIYRNHTDGITLYESGDNLLWGNKVIANRRHGIRIRNSVNIRLYENTSMANGLTGVYGHIKDLTDTDRDIALDPFDAKVSLIVVGGELAGNGSGPLSIDSPLSVELYRVSMLAPTKSSGISFNGVLGDRQEEILDLLVRQQKAVLIDPVERQTEMQD; this is encoded by the coding sequence ATGGGAGCCTGCGCAATGAACCCTCAAGCCCTCAAAGGCTCGGTCAGCCTGCTGGTCGCAGCCATGCTGCTGGCCAGCACTTCGGCCTTTGCCGACGGTGCGGCGGTGAAGGCGCCGACCATCGCCAAAGAACTGCAACAGGCCAAGACCTACACCATTTCCAGCCCGCCAACCGCGCCGCTGGAAATGGCTAAACCGGCCCTGCCGGACCTGTCGGGCTACACCGCCGCAGCGATGGAAAAGAAGATCGTCAGAAGCAAGACGGGCAAAGTCAGCATCCGACGCATGATGCAGGAAGACGCCCTCAAGGACTTCATCGGCGGCGACAACAAGATGGCCGAATGGGTGGTTCGCCAGCACGGCATTCCCCAGGCGATCTTTGTCGACGACGGCTACATGAACCTCAAGGACCTGCTCGGCAAAGTGCCCAAGCAGTACCTCAGCGAAACCTCGCCGGGTGTGTTCCTGGCCAAGTTGCCGATCGTGGTCGGGCGCAAGGGCATCCTCGAAATCGACAAGAAGACTCAGGAGTTGCGCCTGTCACAACAAGCCGGCTCGTTCCTGATCAACGACGGCCAGCTGTTTGTGCGTGACACCAAGATCACCGGCTGGAACGAAAAAACCAATGGCCCGGCGCTGTTCCAGTCGCCCAAGGAATTCCGCCCGTTCCTGCTGGCCTGGGGCGGTACCGAGACCTACGTCGCCAACAGCAAGATGGCCAGCTTCGGCTATGCCAACAGTAAGTCGTACGGGGTGAGTATTTCCCAGTACACGCCGAACATGGCCAAGGTGCTCAAGCGCCCTGAGCCGACCGGTTGGATCATCGATTCCGAGTTCTCGGACATGTGGTACGGCTTCTACTGCTACGAAACCACAGGTTTTGTGCTCAAGGGCAATACCTACAAAGACAACATCGTCTACGGCATTGACCCGCACGACCGTTCCCACGGCCTGATCATCGCCGACAACACCGTCTACGGCACCAAGAAGAAGCACGGCATCATCATTTCCCGGGAAGTGAACGACAGCTTTATCTTCAACAACCGCAGCTACGACAACAAGCTCTCGGGCCTAGTGATCGACCGTAACAGCGTGAACAACCTGATCGCCGACAACGAGATTTACCGCAACCACACCGACGGCATCACGCTCTATGAGAGCGGCGACAACCTGCTGTGGGGCAACAAAGTGATCGCCAACCGTCGCCACGGCATTCGCATCCGTAACAGCGTGAACATTCGCCTGTACGAAAACACCTCGATGGCCAACGGCCTGACCGGCGTGTACGGCCACATCAAGGATTTGACCGACACCGACCGCGACATCGCCCTCGACCCGTTCGACGCCAAGGTCTCGCTGATCGTGGTTGGCGGTGAGCTTGCCGGTAACGGCAGCGGGCCGCTGTCGATCGATTCGCCATTGAGTGTCGAACTGTATCGCGTGTCGATGCTGGCGCCGACCAAATCCAGCGGCATCAGCTTCAACGGTGTGCTGGGTGATCGGCAGGAAGAAATTCTCGACCTGTTGGTGCGCCAACAGAAAGCCGTGCTGATCGACCCTGTCGAACGCCAGACCGAAATGCAGGACTGA
- a CDS encoding alginate export family protein: MKLNPFVKAGIGLTFALLWSCPTLAALTEAKNFGLEVKATAQSEDDRDLGTQKGGDVNGIGLDLRPWVYGESGAWSAYAMGQAVVSSDIIETDPLQQSADDENQQTTNNDRKSKKNYLAMREFWVGYSGFTPYPGELLKLGRQRLRNDDGQWRDTNIEALNWTFDTTLLKANVGVAERFSEYRTDLKELSPKDKDRQHLYADAAYQWTPGQWIGLRAHHTHDDGKLDYPEPGVATDSLDKRENGDLTWLGIEANSDAYNWRNTNTVNYWASVTGMRGDRNTVNALNADGSRPTEAKRSDDVSGWATDLGIRLRLDPQWQVGAAYSRASANYEQNGLQSNRSNWTGTQSRVHRFGEAFRGEMNNVQSMSLFGSWQLREDYDASLVYHKFWRVDGNKPVGSNGIDAVQNNTDDVTGAILSSTSLPLEDGKKDLGQEMDVVVTKYFKKGLLPAALSQSIDEPSALVRFRAGVFKPGDAYGSQVDSYMHRAFVDVIWKF; this comes from the coding sequence ATGAAGCTCAACCCATTCGTCAAGGCCGGCATCGGCCTGACCTTCGCCCTGCTGTGGTCGTGCCCGACCCTGGCCGCGCTGACCGAAGCCAAGAACTTCGGCCTGGAAGTCAAAGCCACCGCGCAGTCCGAAGATGACCGCGACCTCGGTACCCAGAAAGGCGGCGACGTCAACGGTATCGGCCTCGACCTGCGCCCGTGGGTCTACGGCGAAAGTGGCGCGTGGAGCGCCTACGCCATGGGCCAGGCGGTCGTGTCGAGCGACATCATCGAGACCGACCCCCTGCAACAATCGGCCGATGACGAAAATCAGCAAACCACCAACAACGACCGCAAGTCCAAGAAAAACTACCTGGCCATGCGCGAGTTCTGGGTCGGCTACAGCGGTTTCACGCCTTACCCGGGCGAGCTGCTCAAGCTGGGTCGCCAACGCCTGCGCAATGACGACGGCCAATGGCGCGACACCAATATCGAAGCGCTGAACTGGACCTTCGACACCACCCTGCTCAAGGCCAATGTCGGCGTTGCCGAACGCTTCAGCGAATACCGCACCGACCTCAAGGAGCTGTCGCCCAAGGACAAGGACCGCCAGCACCTCTACGCCGACGCCGCCTACCAGTGGACGCCCGGCCAGTGGATCGGCCTGCGCGCCCACCACACCCATGACGACGGCAAGCTCGACTACCCGGAACCGGGCGTGGCCACCGACTCGTTGGACAAACGCGAAAACGGCGACCTGACCTGGCTCGGCATCGAAGCCAACAGCGACGCCTACAACTGGCGCAACACCAACACGGTCAATTACTGGGCCAGCGTCACCGGCATGAGAGGCGACCGCAACACGGTCAACGCCTTGAACGCCGACGGCTCACGTCCGACAGAAGCCAAGCGCAGCGATGACGTGAGTGGCTGGGCTACCGACCTGGGTATCCGCCTGCGTCTGGATCCGCAGTGGCAAGTCGGCGCGGCTTATTCGCGTGCGAGTGCCAACTACGAGCAGAACGGCCTGCAGAGCAACCGTTCGAACTGGACCGGCACCCAGTCCCGCGTGCACCGCTTCGGCGAAGCGTTTCGCGGCGAGATGAACAACGTGCAGTCCATGAGCCTGTTCGGTTCCTGGCAACTGCGCGAGGACTATGACGCCAGCCTGGTCTATCACAAGTTCTGGCGCGTCGACGGCAACAAGCCGGTGGGCAGCAACGGTATCGATGCCGTGCAGAACAACACCGACGACGTGACCGGCGCGATCCTGTCCAGCACTTCCCTGCCGCTTGAAGACGGCAAGAAAGACTTGGGCCAGGAGATGGACGTGGTAGTCACCAAGTACTTCAAGAAAGGCCTGCTGCCGGCCGCGCTGAGCCAGTCGATCGACGAACCGTCGGCCCTGGTGCGCTTCCGGGCGGGTGTGTTCAAGCCGGGTGATGCCTATGGCAGCCAGGTCGACTCGTACATGCACCGCGCGTTTGTCGACGTGATCTGGAAATTCTGA
- the algK gene encoding alginate biosynthesis TPR repeat lipoprotein AlgK, with translation MHRGEPIAGKPAPTQSRSHFAAAYCALALAVSLAGCAGLPDQRLANEALKRGDTVTAQQNYQQLADLGYSEAQVGLADIQVTTRDPEQIRQAEATYRAAADTSPRAQARLGRLLVAKPGATEAEQHEAEGLLKKAFANGEGNTLIPLAMLYLQYPHSFPNVNAQQQITKWQAAGYPEAGLAQVLLYRTQDTYDQHLDDVERICKAALNTTDICYVELATVYQKKAEPEKQAELLKQMEAGYSRGTVTAQRVDSVARVLGDATLGKTDEKTAQALLEKIAPGYPASWVSLAQLLYDFPELGDVDQMMKYLDNGRAADQPRAELLLGKLYYEGKWVPADAKAAEAHFEKAVGKEVAADYYLGQIYRRGYLGKVYSQKALDHLLTAARNGQNSADFAIAQLFSQGKGTKPDPLNAYVFSQLAKAQDTPEANDLATQLEAPLTPEQRAEGQRLVQQELATRGTLAQSTLQLHALQEEDGEESL, from the coding sequence ATGCACCGAGGTGAGCCCATCGCAGGCAAGCCAGCTCCCACACAGAGCAGATCGCACTTCGCCGCAGCCTACTGCGCGCTGGCACTGGCAGTTTCTTTGGCCGGTTGCGCCGGCCTGCCCGACCAGCGCCTGGCCAACGAAGCCCTCAAGCGTGGCGACACCGTCACCGCCCAGCAGAACTACCAGCAGCTGGCGGACCTGGGTTACAGCGAGGCCCAAGTAGGCCTGGCCGATATCCAGGTGACCACCCGCGACCCCGAGCAAATCCGCCAAGCCGAAGCCACTTACCGCGCGGCCGCCGATACCTCGCCACGGGCCCAAGCCCGCCTGGGTCGCCTGTTGGTGGCCAAGCCGGGTGCCACCGAGGCCGAGCAGCACGAGGCTGAAGGTTTGCTGAAAAAAGCCTTTGCCAATGGCGAAGGCAACACCCTGATCCCGCTGGCCATGCTGTACCTGCAATACCCGCACAGCTTCCCCAACGTGAATGCCCAGCAGCAGATCACCAAATGGCAAGCAGCGGGTTACCCGGAAGCAGGTCTAGCCCAGGTGCTGCTGTATCGCACCCAGGACACCTACGACCAGCACTTGGATGATGTAGAGCGCATCTGCAAGGCCGCGCTGAACACCACCGACATCTGCTACGTCGAGCTGGCCACGGTCTACCAGAAAAAAGCCGAGCCGGAAAAACAGGCCGAACTGCTCAAGCAAATGGAAGCAGGCTACAGCCGTGGCACCGTCACCGCCCAGCGTGTTGATAGCGTTGCGCGTGTCTTGGGCGATGCGACCCTGGGCAAGACCGATGAAAAAACCGCGCAAGCCCTGCTGGAAAAAATCGCCCCCGGCTACCCCGCTTCCTGGGTCAGCCTGGCGCAACTGCTCTACGACTTCCCCGAACTGGGCGACGTCGACCAGATGATGAAATACCTGGACAACGGCCGCGCCGCCGACCAGCCGCGCGCCGAGCTATTGCTGGGCAAGCTCTACTACGAAGGCAAGTGGGTGCCGGCAGACGCCAAGGCCGCCGAAGCGCATTTCGAAAAAGCCGTGGGCAAGGAAGTCGCCGCCGATTACTACCTCGGCCAGATCTACCGCCGTGGCTACCTGGGCAAGGTCTACTCGCAAAAAGCCCTCGACCACTTGCTGACCGCTGCGCGCAACGGCCAGAACAGCGCCGACTTCGCCATCGCGCAATTGTTTTCCCAAGGCAAGGGCACCAAGCCCGACCCATTGAACGCCTACGTCTTCAGCCAGTTGGCGAAAGCCCAGGACACGCCAGAGGCCAATGACTTGGCCACGCAGCTCGAAGCCCCGCTCACGCCAGAGCAACGCGCCGAAGGCCAACGCCTGGTGCAACAGGAGCTGGCGACACGCGGCACCCTGGCCCAGAGCACGCTGCAACTGCACGCCCTGCAAGAAGAAGACGGCGAGGAATCCCTATGA
- a CDS encoding alginate biosynthesis protein Alg44, with protein MNSQVNANVVHESEAQRQHARVKIPAKLRFFNTDRTQTEARVIDLSAGGLAFTATQPLTVGEVHKGRLQFVIDNLGLAMDVELQIRSYDRQTGRTGCQFQNLDAQDISTLRHLITSHLSGDIVTMGDVLATLQRDNFTKARKVKDGGSNMSAAGRLRAVVFSAGIFIVGLAAFGFIFKSVYGMYFVSHAQAGLVSVPGMNVTMPRDGTVQSLLKGDAVAAKGAPLATFSTSMLDVLKGHLDEEQLQPAKVEELFGKQMTGTLTSPCDCIVAQQLVADGQYASKGDVIFQLVPRGSLANVEARFTYRQFADVRPGTQVNFQIADEEQIRTGTIVSSTSLNSADLSSDIRVQIKPDAPLDSTYAGRPVEVTSDRGPSLNWLIDKAMAHGL; from the coding sequence ATGAATAGCCAAGTAAACGCCAACGTTGTCCACGAATCCGAAGCCCAGCGCCAACATGCCCGGGTCAAAATCCCGGCCAAGCTGCGCTTTTTCAACACCGACCGCACCCAGACCGAAGCACGGGTGATCGACCTGTCTGCCGGCGGCCTGGCGTTCACCGCCACCCAGCCGTTGACCGTCGGTGAAGTGCACAAAGGCCGCCTGCAATTCGTCATCGATAACCTCGGCCTGGCGATGGATGTCGAGCTGCAGATTCGCTCCTACGACCGCCAGACTGGCCGTACCGGTTGCCAGTTCCAGAACCTCGACGCCCAGGATATTTCCACCCTGCGCCACTTGATCACCTCGCACTTGTCCGGCGACATCGTGACCATGGGCGACGTGCTGGCGACCCTGCAACGTGACAACTTCACCAAGGCGCGCAAGGTTAAGGACGGCGGCAGCAACATGAGCGCCGCGGGCCGCTTGCGCGCCGTGGTGTTCAGCGCAGGTATCTTCATCGTCGGCCTGGCAGCCTTCGGTTTCATCTTCAAATCGGTGTACGGCATGTACTTCGTCAGCCATGCCCAGGCTGGCCTCGTCAGCGTACCCGGCATGAACGTGACCATGCCGCGCGACGGCACCGTGCAAAGCCTGCTCAAAGGTGACGCGGTCGCCGCCAAAGGCGCACCACTGGCGACCTTCAGCACCAGCATGCTCGATGTGCTCAAGGGCCACCTGGACGAAGAGCAGCTGCAACCGGCCAAGGTGGAAGAGCTGTTCGGCAAGCAAATGACCGGCACCCTAACCTCCCCATGCGATTGCATCGTCGCCCAGCAACTGGTCGCCGACGGCCAGTACGCCAGCAAGGGCGATGTGATTTTCCAACTGGTGCCACGCGGCAGCCTGGCCAACGTGGAAGCGCGCTTCACCTACCGCCAGTTCGCCGACGTTCGCCCAGGTACACAGGTGAACTTCCAGATCGCCGACGAAGAACAGATCCGCACCGGCACCATCGTCAGCAGCACCAGCCTGAACAGCGCAGACCTGTCCTCCGACATCCGCGTGCAAATCAAGCCGGATGCCCCGCTGGACAGCACCTACGCCGGCCGCCCGGTAGAAGTGACCAGCGACCGTGGCCCATCGCTGAACTGGCTGATCGATAAAGCCATGGCTCACGGTCTGTAA